The Apium graveolens cultivar Ventura chromosome 10, ASM990537v1, whole genome shotgun sequence nucleotide sequence GATATGTACCACAACATACGAGATGCACTAAATAAGGGTGACAGCAATCCTAAAAATATCGGCAATGCAACAATTTTACCAGCCTCCTTCACTGGCAGTATAAGATACATGAACCAGTATTTCAAGGATGCAATGGTAATTTGTCGAACACTTGGACACCCATCATTGTTCCTTACGATGACCACTAACACAAAATGGCCTGAAATTCAGAGGATGTTAAAATTTCTACCTGGTGTTGATGTTGTTGATGCACCCGACGTCGTTGCAAGGGTATTTAAAATGAAAGTTGACCAACTTCTTGATCAAATAAAAAATAAGAACTGCTTTGGATGTTGTATTGGAGGTATGCTATTTTCAGGATTTCTTCCTCTAATAAATTGCTTATGATTTAAATTTAATATGACATGTATGTAAggctttatttaattattttcatcAATTTCATATTACAGTAATGCACATCATAGAGTTTCAAAAGCGTGGATTTCCACATGCTCACATGCTAATATGGTTGTATCCAAATGATCGTCCCAAAACAACTGAACAAATAGATAAAAtggtttctgcagaaattcctgACCCAAGTATTGATCCAGTTGGTTACGAAGCTGTCAAGAATTACATGATCCACGGACCATGTGGCACTGACTGTGTCAATTCTCCCTGTATGGTTAAAGGTTGTTTTATTAAACATTTTTCTAAAAGGTAATTCTGAGATCTTTTACATTAAATTAATTTTCCAAATACTGCTGGAAGAATACAACATTTAATTTTTCACCTTTTAGTAAAACATTCCTTTtagatttattttaattaaattaaaacaTCGTTCTTTCCTTTTTAACAGGTATAATTCTCACACATACTTTGATGACTGTGGCTTTCCCATCTATAAGAGGAGGAAAACTGGAATTACCGTAAAGAAAAAGGGAATTGACCTGGATAATCGTTATGTTGTCCCCTACAATCGAGATCTTCTAATAAGATTTCAATGTCACACAAATTTTGAGATTTGTAACAGCTCCAGATCATTGAAATATCTGTTCAAATATTGTTTAAAAGGACATGATACCGCCACCATGTGTCTGAGGAaaaaaacaaacaacaaaaaagGGTGCACAACCACAATCACTCCTGAGAAACGGCCGCTTGATGAAGTTAAGCAATACTTGGATGGAAGATATGTTTGTGCATCTAAAGCATCATGGAGGATATTTGGTTTTGACATCCATTCCCGGTGGCCTTCCGTTGAACGATTGCCAATACATCTACCGAATGACAAGTATGTGTCATTTAAAGGCTCACAAAATCTACAGGAAGTTTTCGACAATGCTGGAACAAAGAAAAACAAATTTGAAGCATGTTTTGATGCAAATAAAACATATGCAGAGGCCCCAAATTTAACCTATTCAGAATTTCCAAGCAAGTTTACATGGCATCCACAAGCTGGTATCTGGAAATAGAGGAAAAGAGGTGATGTCATCGGTAGGCTTGCTGAAGTACATTCATCTAGCGCTGAACTATTATATCTCCGCATGCTCCTGCTCAGGATTAAAGGTGCTGTATGTTTTAATAATTTGAAGACAGTCAACGGCCATGTTTATAACTCCTTTCACGAAGCCTGTGCCGCGCTAGGTATCCTCCAGAACGACCAGCAATGGCACGAAGCTATAGGTGAAAATGCGCATACATCCATGCCTCCATAATTACGTGCCATGTTTGTCAAAATTTTAGTATACAGTCCAGTCTCTCATCCGCGTAGCCTTTGGGAAGCTCATTGGGGATGCATGTTAGATGATATTCTTCTTGTGAGGCGACATCTCACTTGGAATCCAAACCTTTGTCTATCAGATATTGAGATCCAGAATTACGCTCTTGCAGGTATGAGCTGTTAGTAATGCTTTGTACATATTACATGTTCCATGTTTGGATTAATGTTATCaagttttattaattttattacagAGATagagaaattgttgaatgatattGGTAAAAGCCTTAGAAACTTCCCAGATATGCCATATCCCGGAGATGCTTTTTTTTCCAACTCTGAGAATAGACTAATTCTTGAGGAAACATCCTACGATATAGAAGAAATGAAGAGAATCCACACAAGAAATCATAGTcttctcaatgatgaacaaaagATAGTCTATGATTCCATTCTTGACAATATCAACCATAAAAAAGTGGTGTTTTCTTTGTTTACGAAAGTGGAAGATGTGGAAAGACTTTCTTGTGGCAGACACTGTGTTGTCGATTACGATCAAAGCATAAGATTGTGCTTCCTGTTGCCTCATGTGGTATAGATGCTGTGTTGCTTCCTGGTGGAAGAACCGGACACTCCCGCTTTCACATTCCACTCAAGCTTGATGAAAATTGTTCTACCGGTTTAAGACACAAGACTGATATTTTTGAGCTACTTCAGCGAACTGATTTAATAATTTGGGACGAGGCTCTTATGCAACATCGTCATGCTTTTGAATGCGTTGATCGATCCTTGAGAGATATTATGTCTGCTATTGATAAAAGCAGAGCTAAAAAGCCATTTAGTGGTATAACCATTATTTTTGGTGGAGATTTTAGGCAAATACTTCCTGTCATTCCAAAAGCGTCAAGGGCTGAAGTTGTCTGCTCTACCCTTAATAAATCCAAGCTTTGGGAATCCTGTGAAGTATTTTTATTGAAGCAAAACATGCGGCTTAATGCAGGAAATAGTGATTTGGATAACAAAACCATTGCGGACTTTAGCAAGTGGCAGCTTGCTGTCGGTGATGGCAAAGAAACTAATATTTCTCCAAGTCCAGACACTGGTGAAATGTTAATAAAGATTCCTGATCAATATATCGTTCATACGCCCGGAGATCCAATCCGGAAGCTTTTTGAAGTGACGTACCCAGATTTTATACAAAATATCTCTTCACATGAATACCTCAGATCAAGGGCCATACTCATACCTACCAATATCGTGGTGGATGAGATTAATACAACGATACTTGAAAAAATTCCTGGCATGGTTTACACTTATCTGAGTCAGGATTCAATTGATGATGCAGGTGATGATGATAATGATTTCAGATCCGCTTTTCGAGTTGAGTATGTAAACTCTATCAATATGCCTTGCATTCCTAAGCATGAGTTAAAATTGAAGGTAGGAGTTATCGTCGTGCTTATGAGAAACTTAAACCAGATAATGGGATTATGCAATGGTACACGAATGATTGTGAAATCCTATAGGAAGAACAGTATTGAATGTGAGATTTTGTGTGGCTCTCATGTTGGAACGAAACATCTAATACCTAGAATTGAGATGATTCCAAGTGACACGAAC carries:
- the LOC141689604 gene encoding uncharacterized protein LOC141689604 — translated: MIRPSEGLTPHLEGRLWRQYVVDAFTAIEQYRLDWIRGHQTTIHSDMYHNIRDALNKGDSNPKNIGNATILPASFTGSIRYMNQYFKDAMVICRTLGHPSLFLTMTTNTKWPEIQRMLKFLPGVDVVDAPDVVARVFKMKVDQLLDQIKNKNCFGCCIGVMHIIEFQKRGFPHAHMLIWLYPNDRPKTTEQIDKMVSAEIPDPSIDPVGYEAVKNYMIHGPCGTDCVNSPCMVKGCFIKHFSKRYNSHTYFDDCGFPIYKRRKTGITVKKKGIDLDNRYVVPYNRDLLIRFQCHTNFEICNSSRSLKYLFKYCLKGHDTATMCLRKKTNNKKGCTTTITPEKRPLDEVKQYLDGRYVCASKASWRIFGFDIHSRWPSVERLPIHLPNDKYVSFKGSQNLQEVFDNAGTKKNKFEACFDANKTYAEAPNLTYSEFPSKFTWHPQAVYSPVSHPRSLWEAHWGCMLDDILLVRRHLTWNPNLCLSDIEIQNYALAEIEKLLNDIGKSLRNFPDMPYPGDAFFSNSENRLILEETSYDIEEMKRIHTRNHSLLNDEQKIVYDSILDNINHKKVVFSLFTKVEDVERLSCGRHYAVLLPGGRTGHSRFHIPLKLDENCSTGLRHKTDIFELLQRTDLIIWDEALMQHRHAFECVDRSLRDIMSAIDKSRAKKPFSGITIIFGGDFRQILPVIPKASRAEVVCSTLNKSKLWESCEVFLLKQNMRLNAGNSDLDNKTIADFSKWQLAVGDGKETNISPSPDTGEMLIKIPDQYIVHTPGDPIRKLFEVTYPDFIQNISSHEYLRSRAILIPTNIVVDEINTTILEKIPGMVYTYLSQDSIDDAGDDDNDFRSAFRVEYVNSINMPCIPKHELKLKVGVIVVLMRNLNQIMGLCNGTRMIVKSYRKNSIECEILCGSHVGTKHLIPRIEMIPSDTNWPFELKGVQFPIQICYAMTINKSQGQSLDTVGIYLPKATFLHGHIYVAISRVTRPEGLHILIDSCDGISTDITNNVVFEEVFYNLPSVDN